The following proteins are encoded in a genomic region of Chloroflexota bacterium:
- a CDS encoding DegT/DnrJ/EryC1/StrS family aminotransferase — translation MDRLAIHGGTPVRTEPFPRWPVWGEEEEKALLEVLHSGQWGIGGEKTLEFERAFARFQDARYGVSCTNGTAALEIALRAAGIGPGDEVIIPPYTFVATATACLSLGALPVFADINPETYTLSPEAVEAQITERTRAIIAVHIAGCPADMDALPELARRHGLTLIEDAAQAHAAAWRGRRVGAIGDMGTFSFQSSKNLSAGEGGIILTDNEELADRCWSIHNVGRVREGAWYQHETWGSNYRMTQWQAAILLAQMTRLEEQSARREENAQYLGRELSKLGLRPLARDPRVTQHAWHIFIFRYDPELARGASREAFIRALNAEGIPCAAGYVPLYATNAVRQGTEDNLRWVGRDPDEIERLHRPCPAAERACYEESVWLGQNVLLGTRSDMDSIVEAAEKVLRLLEPEQA, via the coding sequence ATGGACCGATTGGCAATCCACGGCGGGACCCCCGTCCGCACCGAGCCGTTCCCGCGCTGGCCGGTGTGGGGGGAAGAGGAGGAGAAGGCGCTGTTGGAGGTGTTGCACTCCGGGCAATGGGGGATCGGCGGGGAGAAGACCCTCGAGTTCGAGAGGGCGTTCGCCCGGTTTCAGGACGCCCGGTACGGCGTCTCCTGCACGAACGGCACCGCCGCGCTGGAGATCGCGTTGCGCGCCGCGGGCATCGGCCCCGGCGATGAAGTCATCATCCCGCCGTACACGTTCGTGGCGACGGCCACCGCCTGTTTGTCCCTGGGGGCGCTTCCCGTCTTCGCCGACATCAACCCGGAGACGTATACGCTGTCGCCGGAGGCGGTGGAGGCGCAGATCACGGAGAGGACCAGGGCGATCATCGCCGTCCACATCGCGGGGTGCCCGGCCGATATGGACGCCCTGCCGGAGCTGGCGCGTCGCCATGGGCTGACGCTCATCGAGGACGCGGCTCAGGCTCATGCGGCCGCCTGGCGAGGCCGACGCGTGGGCGCCATCGGGGACATGGGCACGTTCAGCTTCCAGTCCAGCAAGAACCTGAGCGCCGGCGAGGGAGGGATCATCCTCACGGACAACGAGGAACTGGCGGATCGGTGTTGGTCGATCCACAATGTGGGGCGGGTGCGGGAGGGCGCCTGGTATCAACATGAGACGTGGGGGAGCAATTACCGCATGACGCAGTGGCAGGCGGCCATCCTGTTGGCGCAGATGACCCGCCTGGAGGAGCAGAGCGCCCGCCGCGAGGAGAACGCCCAGTACCTGGGGCGGGAGCTGTCTAAGCTCGGATTGAGGCCGCTCGCCCGTGATCCCCGGGTGACGCAGCACGCCTGGCACATTTTCATCTTCCGCTATGATCCCGAGCTGGCTCGTGGCGCCTCCCGGGAGGCGTTCATCCGGGCGCTGAACGCGGAGGGTATCCCCTGCGCGGCGGGGTATGTGCCCCTATATGCGACCAATGCGGTGCGCCAGGGCACGGAGGACAACTTGCGCTGGGTTGGGCGCGATCCGGATGAGATCGAGCGTCTTCATCGGCCGTGCCCGGCGGCGGAGCGGGCCTGCTATGAGGAGAGCGTCTGGTTGGGACAGAACGTGCTCCTGGGCACGCGCTCCGATATGGACAGCATCGTGGAGGCGGCGGAGAAGGTGTTGCGATTGCTGGAGCCAGAGCAGGCGTGA